From Cryptosporangium minutisporangium, a single genomic window includes:
- the rpsT gene encoding 30S ribosomal protein S20, producing MANIKSQIKRIKTNEKARLRNKAVKSSIKTAIRKFRTAADAGDRDTALTELRNASRALDKATSKGVIHKNQAANKKSAMAKRAESL from the coding sequence GTGGCGAACATCAAGTCCCAGATCAAGCGCATCAAGACCAACGAGAAGGCGCGCCTGCGCAACAAGGCCGTCAAGTCGTCGATCAAGACGGCGATCCGGAAGTTCCGGACGGCTGCCGACGCCGGTGACCGCGACACGGCTCTGACCGAGCTGCGCAACGCGTCCCGTGCGCTCGACAAGGCCACCAGCAAGGGCGTCATCCACAAGAACCAGGCCGCGAACAAGAAGTCGGCCATGGCGAAGCGGGCCGAGTCCCTCTGA
- the lepA gene encoding translation elongation factor 4, with translation MPPTPRPGSTDPSLIRNFCIIAHIDHGKSTLADRMLQITGVVNERQMRAQYLDRMDIERERGITIKSQAVRLPWEVDNTTHILNMIDTPGHVDFTYEVSRSLAACEGAVLLVDAAQGIEAQTLANLYLALENDLHVIPVLNKIDLPAAQPEKYAEELAKLIGCEPEDCLKVSGKTGVGVEPLLNEIVRQFPPPKGDANAPARAMIFDSVYDTYRGVVTYIRVIDGQLSARERIKMMSTAATHELLEIGVISPEPVPSDALGVGEVGYLITGVKDVRQSKVGDTVTNNAKPAKESLPGYAEAKPMVFSGLYPIDGSDYPILREALDKLQLNDAALAYEPETSAALGFGFRVGFLGLLHLEIIRERLEREFGLDLIATAPNVVYRVVMDDKTEHIVTNPSEFPHGKIDEVYEPIVRATVLAPSEYIGAIMELCQGRRGTLQGMDYLSEDRVELRYSLPLAEIIFDFFDQLKSRTKGYASLDYETTGEQAADLVKVDILLQGEQVDAFSAIVHKDKAYNYGTTMAQKLRELIPRQQFEVPIQAAIGARIIARENIRAIRKDVLAKCYGGDISRKRKLLEKQKEGKKRMKMVGRVEVPQEAFIAALSTGDGPKDKAK, from the coding sequence GTGCCCCCGACGCCGCGCCCGGGATCGACCGACCCGAGCTTGATCCGCAACTTCTGCATCATTGCGCACATCGACCACGGCAAGTCGACGCTGGCCGACCGCATGCTGCAGATCACGGGCGTCGTCAACGAGCGGCAGATGCGGGCCCAGTACCTCGACCGCATGGACATCGAGCGCGAGCGCGGCATCACGATCAAGTCGCAGGCCGTCCGCCTCCCGTGGGAGGTCGACAACACCACCCACATCCTCAACATGATCGACACCCCCGGGCACGTCGACTTCACGTACGAGGTGTCCCGGTCCCTGGCCGCCTGCGAAGGTGCCGTTCTCCTCGTCGACGCCGCTCAGGGCATCGAGGCGCAGACGCTCGCGAACCTCTACCTGGCGCTCGAGAACGACCTGCACGTCATCCCGGTCCTCAACAAGATCGACCTGCCGGCGGCCCAGCCCGAGAAGTACGCCGAGGAGCTGGCGAAGCTGATCGGCTGCGAGCCCGAAGACTGCCTCAAGGTCTCCGGCAAGACCGGCGTCGGCGTCGAACCCCTGCTCAACGAGATCGTCCGCCAGTTCCCGCCCCCGAAGGGTGACGCGAACGCTCCGGCCAGGGCGATGATCTTCGACTCGGTCTACGACACCTACCGTGGCGTCGTCACCTACATCCGGGTGATCGACGGCCAGCTCAGTGCCCGCGAGCGGATCAAGATGATGTCCACCGCGGCCACCCACGAGCTGCTCGAGATCGGCGTCATCTCGCCGGAGCCGGTGCCGTCCGACGCGCTCGGCGTCGGCGAGGTGGGTTATCTGATCACCGGCGTGAAGGACGTCCGCCAGTCCAAGGTCGGTGACACCGTCACCAACAACGCCAAGCCGGCGAAGGAGAGCCTTCCCGGGTACGCCGAGGCAAAGCCGATGGTGTTCTCCGGCCTCTACCCGATCGACGGCTCGGACTACCCGATCCTCCGCGAGGCGCTCGACAAGCTCCAGCTCAACGATGCCGCGCTGGCCTACGAGCCGGAGACCTCTGCCGCGCTCGGCTTCGGCTTCCGCGTCGGCTTCCTCGGCCTGCTGCACCTGGAGATCATCCGGGAGCGGCTGGAGCGCGAGTTCGGCCTCGACCTGATCGCGACCGCCCCGAACGTGGTCTACCGGGTGGTCATGGACGACAAAACCGAGCACATCGTCACCAACCCGAGCGAGTTCCCGCACGGGAAGATCGATGAGGTCTACGAGCCGATAGTCCGCGCCACCGTCCTGGCTCCCAGCGAATACATCGGCGCGATCATGGAACTCTGCCAGGGCCGTCGAGGCACGCTCCAGGGCATGGACTACCTGTCCGAGGACCGCGTCGAGCTGCGCTACTCGCTCCCCCTGGCCGAGATCATCTTCGACTTCTTCGACCAGCTGAAGTCCCGCACCAAGGGTTACGCCAGCCTCGACTACGAGACCACCGGCGAGCAGGCTGCCGACCTGGTGAAAGTCGACATCCTGCTGCAGGGCGAGCAGGTCGACGCGTTCAGCGCGATCGTGCACAAGGACAAGGCCTACAACTACGGCACGACGATGGCCCAGAAGCTCCGCGAGCTGATCCCGCGGCAGCAGTTCGAGGTGCCGATCCAGGCCGCGATCGGGGCCCGGATCATCGCCCGCGAGAACATCCGCGCGATCCGCAAGGACGTCCTCGCGAAGTGCTACGGCGGCGACATCTCCCGGAAGCGGAAGCTGCTCGAGAAGCAGAAGGAGGGCAAGAAGCGGATGAAGATGGTCGGCCGCGTCGAGGTCCCTCAGGAGGCGTTCATCGCTGCGCTCTCCACCGGTGACGGTCCCAAAGACAAAGCCAAATGA